From a region of the Panicum virgatum strain AP13 chromosome 2K, P.virgatum_v5, whole genome shotgun sequence genome:
- the LOC120659914 gene encoding uncharacterized protein LOC120659914 isoform X3 has translation MLLIWSYYMIAGTRPGIWTIIQNCTVISIACCVFYSHCGNRAVHKSKSFGSSSDPNLLAFLENENGSTWISNFLRMNQLKDQICSSWFAPVGSASDYPLLAKWVIYGELVCSGSCAGPSDEISPLYSLWATFVGLYIANFVVERSTGWTLTHPSTDLEDEKLKRDMKPDFLDMVPWYSGTSADLFKTAFDLMVSVTLFVGRFDMRMMQAAMKGPTYDTQNDDLLYDYFNEREDLWFDFVADTGDGGNSSYTVARLLAQPSIRTVIGGSMHTLPRGNLLIIGGDLAYPNPSSFTYERRFFRPFEYALQPPPWYTAEHIALDKPELPPGVSKMSEYDGPQCFIIPGNHDWFDGLHTFMRYICHKSWLGGWFLPQKKSYFALQLPKGWWIFGLDLSLHGDVDVYQFKFFADLCRNKVGENDSVIVVTHEPNWLLDWYWQETTGKNVSHLIQEYLNGRCRLRMAGDLHHFMRHSATRSEKTNFVQHLLVNGCGGAFLHPTHVFRNFERFSGTTYECKAAYPSYEESSGIALGNILKFRKKNWQFDTIGGFIYFILVFSMFPQCNLVHILNEETWSGRLKSFSSTIWSSLLYIFEHSYVSSVGSLTLLMASYSFVPSKLSRRKRATIGGLHVLAHLTSALLLMLLLELGIEICIRNHLLATSGYHTLYEWYRSMESEHFPDPTGLRARLEQWTLGLYPACIKYLMSAFDVPEVMAVTRINICKNGMMSLSRSVLIMYYTSVFIYFWIFSTPVVSLIFGSYLYICINWFHIHFDEAFSSLRIANYKSFTRFHIKKDGDLEIFTLAVDKVPKGWKLDPRWESEVRGPHHLSHDRKHPSKWRSASSPDPVRSVRVVDHFTIERTRPSEM, from the exons ATGTTACTCATATGGTCATATTACATGATTGCAG GAACAAGACCAGGAATATGGACAATAATCCAGAACTGTACT GTAATCAGTATTGCTTGCTGTGTCTTCTACAGTCATTGTGGGAACCGGGCTGTGCACAAGAGCAAATCTTTTGGTAGTAGTTCTGATCCAAatttgcttgcttttcttgaaAATGAAAATGGAAGTACGTGGATATCAAATTTTCTCCGTATGAACCAGCTGAAAGATCAGATATGTTCATCCTGGTTTGCTCCTGTTGGATCTGCTAGTGACTATCCTCTGCTTGCGAAATGGGTTATCTATGGGGAG TTAGTTTGCAGTGGATCCTGTGCTGGCCCATCTGATGAAATATCCCCTTTGTACTCATTATGGGCTACATTTGTTGGCCTCTATATTGCTAACTTTGTTGTGGAGAGATCAACCGG ATGGACACTTACCCACCCATCAACAGATTTGGAGGATGAGAAGCTGAAAAGAGATATGAAACCAGATTTCCTGGACATGGTACCTTGGTATTCAGG GACATCGGCTGATTTATTCAAGACAGCATTTGATCTTATGGTCTCCGTGACTCTTTTTGTTGGGCGATTTGACATGCGCATGATGCAG GCTGCAATGAAAGGACCAACATATGACACTCAGAATGATGACCTGTTATATGACTACTTCAATGAAAGGGAAGACCTTTGGTTTGACTTTGTTGCAGACACTGGTGATGGAGGAAATTCGTCATATACAGTTGCACGACTGTTGGCCCAACCATCCATAAGGACTGTAATTGGTGGCTCTATGCATACTCTTCCACGTGGGAACTTGCTTATTATCGGTGGAGATCTTGC GTACCCAAACCCGTCATCATTTACTTATGAGAGGCGCTTCTTTAGGCCCTTTGAGTATGCTCTGCAACCTCCACCTTGGTATACGGCTGAACATATAGCTCTTGATAAGCCTGAGCTTCCTCCCGGTGTATCAAAGATGTCTGAATATGATGGACCACAGTGTTTCATAATTCCTGGAAACCACG ACTGGTTTGATGGACTGCACACTTTTATGAGATATATATGCCACAAAAGCTGGTTAGGTGGATGGTTTCTGCCTCAGAAGAAGAGTTATTTTGCATTGCAGCTTCCCAAGGGTTGGTGGATATTTGGTCTTGATTTATCTCTTCATGGCGATGTTGATGTGTACCAGTTCAAGTTTTTCGCAGATCTTTGTCGAAACAAG GTTGGAGAGAACGACTCGGTGATTGTAGTGACACATGAGCCAAACTGGCTTCTTGATTGGTACTGGCAGGAGACTACCGGCAAGAATGTCTCACATTTAATTCAGGAATACCTGAATGGAAGATGTAGACTTCGCATGGCAGGGGATTTACACCATTTTATGAGGCATTCTGCCACTCGATCAGAAAAGACTAATTTTGTGCAACACTTGCTTGTCAATGGATGTGGTGGCGCCTTTTTGCACCCAACACATGTTTTTAGAAACTTTGAGAGGTTTTCTGGAACCACCTACGAATGCAAGGCAGCTTATCCATCTTATGAGGAGTCTAGCGGG ATTGCACTGGGTAACATACTGAAGTTCCGCAAGAAGAATTGGCAGTTTGACACTATTGGTGGTTTTATCTACTTCATATTGGTGTTTTCAATGTTCCCGCAG TGTAATCTTGTTCACATCTTAAATGAAGAAACTTGGTCTGGGCGTCTGAAAAGCTTCTCAAGTACAATATGGAGTTCTTTGCTTTATATTTTTGAACACTCTTATGTCTCTTCAGTCGGAAGTCTAACTTTGTTGATGGCATCATATTCATTTGTACCATCGAAACTCTCACGGAGGAAAAGAGCTACTATAGGCGGTCTCCATGTTTTGGCCCATTTAACTTCAGCTCTACTTTTAATGTTGCTGCTGGAGTTGGGCATTGAAATTTGTATTCGGAATCATTTATTAGCAACTTCAG gTTATCACACTCTGTATGAATGGTATCGGTCCATGGAAAGCGAGCATTTTCCAGATCCTACTGGTCTTCGTGCTCGTTTGGAACAATGGACTCTGGGACTGTACCCAGCATGTATAAAATACCTTATGTCAGCTTTTGATGTCCCTGAG GTCATGGCAGTGACAAGGATAAATATCTGCAAGAATGGGATGATGTCCCTTTCGCGAAGCGTTCTGATCATGTACTACACCTCTGTGTTTATCTATTTCTGGATTTTCTCGACTCCAGTTGTTTCCCTAATATTTGGTAGCTACCTATACATCTGCATCAACTGGTTTCACATTCACTTCGATGAAGCATTCTCATCACTGCGCATCGCAAACTACAAATCTTTCACGAGGTTTCATATTAAGAAGGATGGTGATCTGGAAATATTTACTCTTGCAGTTGATAAG GTCCCAAAGGGCTGGAAGTTGGATCCGAGATGGGAGTCAGAGGTAAGAGGGCCTCATCACCTGAGCCATGACCGGAAGCACCCAAGCAAGTGGAGGTCAGCCTCATCACCAGACCCTGTCAGATCTGTACGAGTTGTTGACCATTTCACGATTGAACGAACAAGACCCTCAGAAATGTAG
- the LOC120659939 gene encoding quinone-oxidoreductase QR2-like produces MAATKIYIVYYSTWGHVTALAEELKKGAESVDGVEVTVWRVPETLPEEVLGKMYAAPKREDHPVITARQLAEADGLLLGFPTRFGMMAAQMKAFLDSTGGLWQEQALAGKPAGFFFATGTQGGGQESTALTAVTQLAHHGMVYVPIGGTFGARMFGMDEVRGGSAYGAGTFAGADGSRTPSEIELAMANHQGKQFAAVAKKLKA; encoded by the exons ATGGCGGCGACCAAGATCTACATCGT GTACTACTCGACCTGGGGCCACGTCACGGCTCTGGCGGAGGAGCTCAAGAAGGGCGCCGAGTCCGTGGACGGCGTTGAGGTGACCGTGTGGCGCGTCCCGGAGACCCTGCCGGAGGAGGTGCTGGGGAAGATGTACGCGGCGCCCAAGCGCGAGGACCACCCGGTGATCACGGCGCGGCAGCTGGCGGAGGCCGACGGCCTGCTGCTGGGCTTCCCCACGCGGTTCGGCATGATGGCCGCGCAGATGAAGGCGTTCCTCGACTCCACGGGCGGGCTGTGGCAGGAGCAGGCCCTGGCCGGGAAGCCCGCCGGCTTCTTCTTCGCCACCGGCACCCagggcggcggccaggagtcCACCGCGCTCACCGCCGTCACGCAGCTGGCGCACCACGGCATGGTCTACGTCCCGATCGGTGGAACCTTCGGCGCGCGCATGTTCGGCATGGACGAGGTCAGGGGCGGGAGCGCCTACGGGGCCGGCAccttcgccggcgccgacggcaGCAGGACGCCCAGCGAGATCGAGCTCGCCATGGCCAACCACCAGGGGAAGCAATTCGCAGCCGTCGCCAAGAAGCTCAAGGCCTGA
- the LOC120659914 gene encoding uncharacterized protein LOC120659914 isoform X2, translated as MFASSDSSISSHPLFLEGPFSQATQILTAGTRPGIWTIIQNCTVISIACCVFYSHCGNRAVHKSKSFGSSSDPNLLAFLENENGSTWISNFLRMNQLKDQICSSWFAPVGSASDYPLLAKWVIYGELVCSGSCAGPSDEISPLYSLWATFVGLYIANFVVERSTGWTLTHPSTDLEDEKLKRDMKPDFLDMVPWYSGTSADLFKTAFDLMVSVTLFVGRFDMRMMQAAMKGPTYDTQNDDLLYDYFNEREDLWFDFVADTGDGGNSSYTVARLLAQPSIRTVIGGSMHTLPRGNLLIIGGDLAYPNPSSFTYERRFFRPFEYALQPPPWYTAEHIALDKPELPPGVSKMSEYDGPQCFIIPGNHDWFDGLHTFMRYICHKSWLGGWFLPQKKSYFALQLPKGWWIFGLDLSLHGDVDVYQFKFFADLCRNKVGENDSVIVVTHEPNWLLDWYWQETTGKNVSHLIQEYLNGRCRLRMAGDLHHFMRHSATRSEKTNFVQHLLVNGCGGAFLHPTHVFRNFERFSGTTYECKAAYPSYEESSGIALGNILKFRKKNWQFDTIGGFIYFILVFSMFPQCNLVHILNEETWSGRLKSFSSTIWSSLLYIFEHSYVSSVGSLTLLMASYSFVPSKLSRRKRATIGGLHVLAHLTSALLLMLLLELGIEICIRNHLLATSGYHTLYEWYRSMESEHFPDPTGLRARLEQWTLGLYPACIKYLMSAFDVPEVMAVTRINICKNGMMSLSRSVLIMYYTSVFIYFWIFSTPVVSLIFGSYLYICINWFHIHFDEAFSSLRIANYKSFTRFHIKKDGDLEIFTLAVDKVPKGWKLDPRWESEVRGPHHLSHDRKHPSKWRSASSPDPVRSVRVVDHFTIERTRPSEM; from the exons ATGTTTGCCTCATCGGATTCTTCTATTTCTTCTCATCCCCTTTTCTTGGAAGGACCATTCAGCCAAGCTACTCAAATTTTAACCGCTG GAACAAGACCAGGAATATGGACAATAATCCAGAACTGTACT GTAATCAGTATTGCTTGCTGTGTCTTCTACAGTCATTGTGGGAACCGGGCTGTGCACAAGAGCAAATCTTTTGGTAGTAGTTCTGATCCAAatttgcttgcttttcttgaaAATGAAAATGGAAGTACGTGGATATCAAATTTTCTCCGTATGAACCAGCTGAAAGATCAGATATGTTCATCCTGGTTTGCTCCTGTTGGATCTGCTAGTGACTATCCTCTGCTTGCGAAATGGGTTATCTATGGGGAG TTAGTTTGCAGTGGATCCTGTGCTGGCCCATCTGATGAAATATCCCCTTTGTACTCATTATGGGCTACATTTGTTGGCCTCTATATTGCTAACTTTGTTGTGGAGAGATCAACCGG ATGGACACTTACCCACCCATCAACAGATTTGGAGGATGAGAAGCTGAAAAGAGATATGAAACCAGATTTCCTGGACATGGTACCTTGGTATTCAGG GACATCGGCTGATTTATTCAAGACAGCATTTGATCTTATGGTCTCCGTGACTCTTTTTGTTGGGCGATTTGACATGCGCATGATGCAG GCTGCAATGAAAGGACCAACATATGACACTCAGAATGATGACCTGTTATATGACTACTTCAATGAAAGGGAAGACCTTTGGTTTGACTTTGTTGCAGACACTGGTGATGGAGGAAATTCGTCATATACAGTTGCACGACTGTTGGCCCAACCATCCATAAGGACTGTAATTGGTGGCTCTATGCATACTCTTCCACGTGGGAACTTGCTTATTATCGGTGGAGATCTTGC GTACCCAAACCCGTCATCATTTACTTATGAGAGGCGCTTCTTTAGGCCCTTTGAGTATGCTCTGCAACCTCCACCTTGGTATACGGCTGAACATATAGCTCTTGATAAGCCTGAGCTTCCTCCCGGTGTATCAAAGATGTCTGAATATGATGGACCACAGTGTTTCATAATTCCTGGAAACCACG ACTGGTTTGATGGACTGCACACTTTTATGAGATATATATGCCACAAAAGCTGGTTAGGTGGATGGTTTCTGCCTCAGAAGAAGAGTTATTTTGCATTGCAGCTTCCCAAGGGTTGGTGGATATTTGGTCTTGATTTATCTCTTCATGGCGATGTTGATGTGTACCAGTTCAAGTTTTTCGCAGATCTTTGTCGAAACAAG GTTGGAGAGAACGACTCGGTGATTGTAGTGACACATGAGCCAAACTGGCTTCTTGATTGGTACTGGCAGGAGACTACCGGCAAGAATGTCTCACATTTAATTCAGGAATACCTGAATGGAAGATGTAGACTTCGCATGGCAGGGGATTTACACCATTTTATGAGGCATTCTGCCACTCGATCAGAAAAGACTAATTTTGTGCAACACTTGCTTGTCAATGGATGTGGTGGCGCCTTTTTGCACCCAACACATGTTTTTAGAAACTTTGAGAGGTTTTCTGGAACCACCTACGAATGCAAGGCAGCTTATCCATCTTATGAGGAGTCTAGCGGG ATTGCACTGGGTAACATACTGAAGTTCCGCAAGAAGAATTGGCAGTTTGACACTATTGGTGGTTTTATCTACTTCATATTGGTGTTTTCAATGTTCCCGCAG TGTAATCTTGTTCACATCTTAAATGAAGAAACTTGGTCTGGGCGTCTGAAAAGCTTCTCAAGTACAATATGGAGTTCTTTGCTTTATATTTTTGAACACTCTTATGTCTCTTCAGTCGGAAGTCTAACTTTGTTGATGGCATCATATTCATTTGTACCATCGAAACTCTCACGGAGGAAAAGAGCTACTATAGGCGGTCTCCATGTTTTGGCCCATTTAACTTCAGCTCTACTTTTAATGTTGCTGCTGGAGTTGGGCATTGAAATTTGTATTCGGAATCATTTATTAGCAACTTCAG gTTATCACACTCTGTATGAATGGTATCGGTCCATGGAAAGCGAGCATTTTCCAGATCCTACTGGTCTTCGTGCTCGTTTGGAACAATGGACTCTGGGACTGTACCCAGCATGTATAAAATACCTTATGTCAGCTTTTGATGTCCCTGAG GTCATGGCAGTGACAAGGATAAATATCTGCAAGAATGGGATGATGTCCCTTTCGCGAAGCGTTCTGATCATGTACTACACCTCTGTGTTTATCTATTTCTGGATTTTCTCGACTCCAGTTGTTTCCCTAATATTTGGTAGCTACCTATACATCTGCATCAACTGGTTTCACATTCACTTCGATGAAGCATTCTCATCACTGCGCATCGCAAACTACAAATCTTTCACGAGGTTTCATATTAAGAAGGATGGTGATCTGGAAATATTTACTCTTGCAGTTGATAAG GTCCCAAAGGGCTGGAAGTTGGATCCGAGATGGGAGTCAGAGGTAAGAGGGCCTCATCACCTGAGCCATGACCGGAAGCACCCAAGCAAGTGGAGGTCAGCCTCATCACCAGACCCTGTCAGATCTGTACGAGTTGTTGACCATTTCACGATTGAACGAACAAGACCCTCAGAAATGTAG
- the LOC120659914 gene encoding uncharacterized protein LOC120659914 isoform X1, with protein MGSDKQSGSPRPLLGTLKMGRVRTILTHTYPYPHEHSRHIMTAVIIACLFFISSDNMHTLIHKLDNNIKWWSMYVCLIGFFYFFSSPFLGRTIQPSYSNFNRWYVAWICFASLYHLPSFQSMGVDMRMNLSLFLTIYFSSVLFIIAFHIIFIGLWYVGLVARMAGTRPGIWTIIQNCTVISIACCVFYSHCGNRAVHKSKSFGSSSDPNLLAFLENENGSTWISNFLRMNQLKDQICSSWFAPVGSASDYPLLAKWVIYGELVCSGSCAGPSDEISPLYSLWATFVGLYIANFVVERSTGWTLTHPSTDLEDEKLKRDMKPDFLDMVPWYSGTSADLFKTAFDLMVSVTLFVGRFDMRMMQAAMKGPTYDTQNDDLLYDYFNEREDLWFDFVADTGDGGNSSYTVARLLAQPSIRTVIGGSMHTLPRGNLLIIGGDLAYPNPSSFTYERRFFRPFEYALQPPPWYTAEHIALDKPELPPGVSKMSEYDGPQCFIIPGNHDWFDGLHTFMRYICHKSWLGGWFLPQKKSYFALQLPKGWWIFGLDLSLHGDVDVYQFKFFADLCRNKVGENDSVIVVTHEPNWLLDWYWQETTGKNVSHLIQEYLNGRCRLRMAGDLHHFMRHSATRSEKTNFVQHLLVNGCGGAFLHPTHVFRNFERFSGTTYECKAAYPSYEESSGIALGNILKFRKKNWQFDTIGGFIYFILVFSMFPQCNLVHILNEETWSGRLKSFSSTIWSSLLYIFEHSYVSSVGSLTLLMASYSFVPSKLSRRKRATIGGLHVLAHLTSALLLMLLLELGIEICIRNHLLATSGYHTLYEWYRSMESEHFPDPTGLRARLEQWTLGLYPACIKYLMSAFDVPEVMAVTRINICKNGMMSLSRSVLIMYYTSVFIYFWIFSTPVVSLIFGSYLYICINWFHIHFDEAFSSLRIANYKSFTRFHIKKDGDLEIFTLAVDKVPKGWKLDPRWESEVRGPHHLSHDRKHPSKWRSASSPDPVRSVRVVDHFTIERTRPSEM; from the exons ATGGGTTCTGACAAGCAGAGTGGCAGCCCACGCCCACTCTTGGGAACCCTCAAGATGGGTAGGGTTAGGACTATCCTGACACATACATATCCATATCCTCATGAACACTCCAGGCATATTATGACCGCAGTGATTATTGCCTGTCTATTCTTCATATCATCTGACAATATGCATACACTCATACATAAATTGGACAACAATATCAAGTGGTGGTCCATGTATGTTTGCCTCATCGGATTCTTCTATTTCTTCTCATCCCCTTTTCTTGGAAGGACCATTCAGCCAAGCTACTCAAATTTTAACCGCTG GTATGTCGCTTGGATTTGCTTCGCATCCCTGTACCATCTTCCTAGCTTCCAATCAATGGGGGTTGATATGCGCATGAACCTTTCACTTTTTCTGACGATATATTTCTCCTCGGTCCTTTTCATTATCGCATTTCATATCATATTTATTGGTCTCTGGTATGTCGGGCTGGTTGCTCGCATGGCAGGAACAAGACCAGGAATATGGACAATAATCCAGAACTGTACT GTAATCAGTATTGCTTGCTGTGTCTTCTACAGTCATTGTGGGAACCGGGCTGTGCACAAGAGCAAATCTTTTGGTAGTAGTTCTGATCCAAatttgcttgcttttcttgaaAATGAAAATGGAAGTACGTGGATATCAAATTTTCTCCGTATGAACCAGCTGAAAGATCAGATATGTTCATCCTGGTTTGCTCCTGTTGGATCTGCTAGTGACTATCCTCTGCTTGCGAAATGGGTTATCTATGGGGAG TTAGTTTGCAGTGGATCCTGTGCTGGCCCATCTGATGAAATATCCCCTTTGTACTCATTATGGGCTACATTTGTTGGCCTCTATATTGCTAACTTTGTTGTGGAGAGATCAACCGG ATGGACACTTACCCACCCATCAACAGATTTGGAGGATGAGAAGCTGAAAAGAGATATGAAACCAGATTTCCTGGACATGGTACCTTGGTATTCAGG GACATCGGCTGATTTATTCAAGACAGCATTTGATCTTATGGTCTCCGTGACTCTTTTTGTTGGGCGATTTGACATGCGCATGATGCAG GCTGCAATGAAAGGACCAACATATGACACTCAGAATGATGACCTGTTATATGACTACTTCAATGAAAGGGAAGACCTTTGGTTTGACTTTGTTGCAGACACTGGTGATGGAGGAAATTCGTCATATACAGTTGCACGACTGTTGGCCCAACCATCCATAAGGACTGTAATTGGTGGCTCTATGCATACTCTTCCACGTGGGAACTTGCTTATTATCGGTGGAGATCTTGC GTACCCAAACCCGTCATCATTTACTTATGAGAGGCGCTTCTTTAGGCCCTTTGAGTATGCTCTGCAACCTCCACCTTGGTATACGGCTGAACATATAGCTCTTGATAAGCCTGAGCTTCCTCCCGGTGTATCAAAGATGTCTGAATATGATGGACCACAGTGTTTCATAATTCCTGGAAACCACG ACTGGTTTGATGGACTGCACACTTTTATGAGATATATATGCCACAAAAGCTGGTTAGGTGGATGGTTTCTGCCTCAGAAGAAGAGTTATTTTGCATTGCAGCTTCCCAAGGGTTGGTGGATATTTGGTCTTGATTTATCTCTTCATGGCGATGTTGATGTGTACCAGTTCAAGTTTTTCGCAGATCTTTGTCGAAACAAG GTTGGAGAGAACGACTCGGTGATTGTAGTGACACATGAGCCAAACTGGCTTCTTGATTGGTACTGGCAGGAGACTACCGGCAAGAATGTCTCACATTTAATTCAGGAATACCTGAATGGAAGATGTAGACTTCGCATGGCAGGGGATTTACACCATTTTATGAGGCATTCTGCCACTCGATCAGAAAAGACTAATTTTGTGCAACACTTGCTTGTCAATGGATGTGGTGGCGCCTTTTTGCACCCAACACATGTTTTTAGAAACTTTGAGAGGTTTTCTGGAACCACCTACGAATGCAAGGCAGCTTATCCATCTTATGAGGAGTCTAGCGGG ATTGCACTGGGTAACATACTGAAGTTCCGCAAGAAGAATTGGCAGTTTGACACTATTGGTGGTTTTATCTACTTCATATTGGTGTTTTCAATGTTCCCGCAG TGTAATCTTGTTCACATCTTAAATGAAGAAACTTGGTCTGGGCGTCTGAAAAGCTTCTCAAGTACAATATGGAGTTCTTTGCTTTATATTTTTGAACACTCTTATGTCTCTTCAGTCGGAAGTCTAACTTTGTTGATGGCATCATATTCATTTGTACCATCGAAACTCTCACGGAGGAAAAGAGCTACTATAGGCGGTCTCCATGTTTTGGCCCATTTAACTTCAGCTCTACTTTTAATGTTGCTGCTGGAGTTGGGCATTGAAATTTGTATTCGGAATCATTTATTAGCAACTTCAG gTTATCACACTCTGTATGAATGGTATCGGTCCATGGAAAGCGAGCATTTTCCAGATCCTACTGGTCTTCGTGCTCGTTTGGAACAATGGACTCTGGGACTGTACCCAGCATGTATAAAATACCTTATGTCAGCTTTTGATGTCCCTGAG GTCATGGCAGTGACAAGGATAAATATCTGCAAGAATGGGATGATGTCCCTTTCGCGAAGCGTTCTGATCATGTACTACACCTCTGTGTTTATCTATTTCTGGATTTTCTCGACTCCAGTTGTTTCCCTAATATTTGGTAGCTACCTATACATCTGCATCAACTGGTTTCACATTCACTTCGATGAAGCATTCTCATCACTGCGCATCGCAAACTACAAATCTTTCACGAGGTTTCATATTAAGAAGGATGGTGATCTGGAAATATTTACTCTTGCAGTTGATAAG GTCCCAAAGGGCTGGAAGTTGGATCCGAGATGGGAGTCAGAGGTAAGAGGGCCTCATCACCTGAGCCATGACCGGAAGCACCCAAGCAAGTGGAGGTCAGCCTCATCACCAGACCCTGTCAGATCTGTACGAGTTGTTGACCATTTCACGATTGAACGAACAAGACCCTCAGAAATGTAG